One genomic region from Spirosoma sp. KCTC 42546 encodes:
- a CDS encoding YgcG family protein encodes MNQSSIRLIVFLFLLIGGGITPAVAQTYTLETVPNPKQSQSSYYVSNPDHILSSATVRQIDQMLGKLEDSTTAQVAVVCLNSIGESIPKDFATALFRKWGLGYQQKNNGFLVLLVKDQHRIEMETGYGLEGILPDAICKRIQTEKMIPLAKTGDFDGAMLVGVQEIARLISEPEAAKEVYDKSKAKSYQKGKPLDDGAIIVFFFLLTPALLALRLLLFFFRNQNPIADKIEITISQSRRRLLWAFLLYVLMPVCVGCMVVQLRDDHWLHSWQILLVFYAYPGVVLWDARRRRINTFNQLFGTMTESERYVRYKAAQFNGLGNILLYPIPFWWMKKEDEKALYAIRNANRTSPEGYQLTKVPVTHRDAFLTDYQKTEQNLGTVDYDVWRNDTHDSTQTIGYENLNNTAYQRCKKCGSKAEYLVRNRVIKEATSEREGRGAHDYECKACGHHHETQYTIAIAQGSASRPSNSNSSTTYSSSGSSSGSSWGGSSSSSSSSSSWGGGSSGGGGAGSSW; translated from the coding sequence ATGAACCAGAGTAGTATCCGATTGATCGTTTTCTTGTTTCTGCTTATTGGCGGAGGAATTACACCGGCTGTTGCCCAGACCTACACGCTTGAAACGGTACCCAATCCAAAGCAGAGCCAAAGTTCATACTACGTGAGCAATCCGGATCATATCCTATCCAGTGCCACCGTTAGGCAGATTGATCAGATGTTGGGTAAGCTGGAAGATTCTACCACCGCCCAGGTAGCTGTTGTGTGCCTCAACTCCATTGGCGAAAGCATCCCCAAAGACTTTGCCACGGCACTGTTTCGGAAGTGGGGACTGGGTTATCAACAGAAAAATAACGGTTTCCTGGTTCTGTTAGTGAAAGACCAGCACCGGATCGAGATGGAAACTGGTTATGGGCTCGAAGGGATTCTGCCCGATGCCATTTGCAAACGTATTCAGACGGAGAAGATGATCCCACTAGCCAAAACCGGCGATTTCGACGGGGCCATGCTGGTGGGTGTTCAGGAGATAGCCCGGCTGATTAGTGAGCCGGAAGCCGCCAAGGAAGTTTATGATAAATCGAAAGCGAAGTCGTACCAAAAAGGAAAACCGCTTGACGATGGCGCGATCATCGTTTTCTTTTTCCTCTTAACCCCCGCGTTATTAGCCCTCCGGCTACTTCTATTTTTCTTCAGAAACCAGAATCCCATTGCCGACAAAATCGAAATCACGATCTCGCAGTCAAGACGGCGCTTGCTCTGGGCATTTCTGCTCTACGTACTCATGCCGGTATGCGTCGGGTGTATGGTTGTCCAGCTTCGGGATGATCACTGGCTTCACAGCTGGCAAATTCTCCTTGTCTTTTATGCCTATCCAGGCGTAGTTCTATGGGACGCCCGACGGCGTCGAATCAATACATTCAATCAGCTTTTCGGCACCATGACCGAGTCGGAACGGTATGTACGGTACAAGGCCGCTCAGTTCAATGGTCTTGGCAATATCCTGCTGTATCCCATCCCCTTCTGGTGGATGAAAAAAGAGGATGAAAAAGCACTGTACGCCATTCGAAATGCAAACCGAACATCGCCAGAAGGTTACCAGTTAACCAAAGTACCGGTAACGCACCGAGATGCCTTTTTGACTGATTATCAGAAAACTGAACAGAACCTGGGTACTGTCGACTACGATGTCTGGCGCAACGATACCCACGATAGTACCCAAACCATCGGTTACGAGAACTTAAACAATACCGCATACCAACGCTGCAAAAAGTGCGGATCAAAAGCGGAATATTTAGTCAGAAATCGAGTCATAAAAGAAGCCACCAGCGAGCGCGAAGGCCGGGGAGCCCATGACTATGAGTGCAAAGCCTGCGGCCACCACCACGAAACACAGTACACAATTGCAATTGCCCAGGGTAGTGCCAGCAGGCCATCCAATTCGAATTCGTCTACCACCTATTCATCATCGGGCAGCAGTAGCGGTAGTTCCTGGGGCGGATCATCCAGCAGTTCGTCCAGTAGTAGCAGTTGGGGTGGGGGTAGTTCTGGGGGCGGGGGCGCAGGCAGTAGCTGGTGA
- a CDS encoding two-component regulator propeller domain-containing protein, with translation MRYVLVFLLVFTARWEAHAQMPTLTFEYLTTKEGLPSNDVWCITKDKQGFLWIGTGRSICRYDGYTFRTLDNEKLGYCSGVSTDSAGTIYASISTKGLCTINPETLTSETILQNNFQDADRTNDMHERVFVDSYNQVWMGDYTSVKRYDPTRRKRRLYSLSSIANIHQDATFFEDKQRQLWIISEIGLYRYDRQNDRLTCLLGQEANQATNKRPIRLEMAFQDTHGTIWIGGFDSGLVRFSPRDQSFSFLSTEFANQNVICGQASVDANGRKLLFIGTEKGLSLYYPDKNKVYHLPEFYNKGIHVKVMYDDKDNGILWIGTRKGLIKYRYRNPGIRTIDIPASAVRLPVDVTCALQLPGKNVLLGLSHSGVLNWQPLTNQFQLWSYPVSTFTYQIRWIQNHPIAFTDKGVFVGDTTRGTFSSLPVASRLFTSTEFRDGLQDQKGRFWIANLTDGLRVIDPVTNTELTLWPESVGKQLIQNNYIKAIMAGTDGKIWVATCPNGLYYFDEQRVSFVNISNIPENKGKNLSGLCINALQHGEGGSILVACWGGVNKLSSTGKILASFDYQHDQLTDTYCSNICDDKAGNLWFNTNEGIHIANLNTRKIKYLTTIEGLNSNDPIGFLKNGADELLLGHINTINVLNINALSRAKVVPHIAISSVEVKGKMLHQDLTKEIILQPDENSITLNFSTLNFEPASKNVYSYQLEGYEPNWVDLGNQHTVSFTNLPARSYTLRVRSSDSFGLKSDKPLAIQLTVKPYFTNTWFFRTLIGLLIAGLIVLMMRWRVNTLAERNKLDLQVTEWRLKALQSQMNPHFLFNSLNSVQSYLLTNRGVEGAKYLSKFSKLVRRIMENSNHPYLSFEQIIDTLRMYVEIESFRFNHEFSYSFDIEDNEALLDAHLPPMLLQPYVENAIWHGLMPKEGPKTLKISACIQDNHIVCSIEDNGVGRAFAPRTEGHISRGQEMTKGIFESLRRKDKEAKIELIDLVDIDNNPAGTRVKMTIPIEKA, from the coding sequence ATGCGGTATGTATTGGTGTTCCTGCTGGTTTTTACCGCCCGTTGGGAAGCGCATGCCCAAATGCCTACGCTAACGTTCGAATACCTCACCACTAAAGAAGGACTGCCCTCCAATGACGTGTGGTGCATCACCAAAGACAAACAGGGCTTTTTGTGGATCGGTACAGGTCGGAGCATTTGCCGCTATGACGGCTATACTTTTCGTACACTGGACAACGAGAAATTAGGCTACTGTTCCGGCGTATCCACTGATTCTGCGGGGACGATTTATGCATCAATCTCCACAAAAGGGCTATGCACGATTAACCCCGAAACCTTGACCTCCGAAACAATCCTCCAAAATAATTTTCAGGATGCTGACCGGACCAATGACATGCACGAACGGGTATTCGTCGACTCCTATAATCAGGTCTGGATGGGTGACTATACCTCGGTGAAACGGTATGATCCAACTCGAAGAAAACGGCGCTTGTATTCCCTTTCCTCAATAGCCAACATTCACCAGGATGCTACATTCTTTGAGGATAAGCAGCGACAGCTTTGGATCATTTCGGAAATCGGGCTCTATCGATACGATCGCCAAAACGACCGGCTTACCTGTTTGTTAGGCCAGGAAGCTAATCAGGCCACTAACAAACGACCTATTCGCCTTGAAATGGCCTTTCAGGATACACATGGCACGATCTGGATTGGTGGCTTCGATTCTGGATTGGTTCGGTTCTCTCCACGAGATCAGTCCTTTTCGTTCCTGAGTACCGAATTTGCCAACCAGAACGTCATTTGTGGTCAGGCCTCTGTTGATGCCAATGGGCGCAAGCTCCTGTTTATTGGAACTGAGAAAGGCTTAAGTCTCTATTATCCAGACAAAAACAAGGTGTATCACCTGCCCGAATTTTATAACAAGGGCATCCATGTTAAAGTCATGTATGACGACAAAGACAATGGGATTCTCTGGATCGGTACCCGCAAAGGATTAATCAAATACCGATATCGCAATCCGGGTATTCGTACCATCGATATACCCGCCAGCGCCGTTCGCTTGCCGGTTGACGTAACCTGCGCGTTACAACTACCGGGTAAGAACGTTTTGCTAGGCCTCTCGCACTCAGGCGTACTGAACTGGCAACCGTTAACTAACCAGTTCCAGTTATGGTCTTATCCAGTTAGTACCTTTACCTATCAGATTCGATGGATTCAAAATCACCCCATAGCCTTCACCGATAAAGGTGTGTTTGTGGGTGATACAACCAGAGGCACTTTCTCCAGTTTACCCGTGGCGTCCCGTTTATTTACCTCCACCGAATTCAGAGATGGGTTACAGGATCAGAAAGGACGATTCTGGATCGCCAATTTGACGGATGGCCTACGGGTTATTGACCCCGTAACCAATACAGAGCTGACACTCTGGCCCGAATCCGTGGGAAAGCAGCTTATCCAGAACAATTACATAAAAGCCATTATGGCCGGCACCGACGGAAAAATCTGGGTGGCTACCTGCCCAAATGGTTTGTACTATTTTGATGAGCAACGAGTCAGCTTTGTTAATATCAGTAATATACCCGAAAATAAGGGCAAAAACCTGAGTGGGCTTTGTATCAATGCCCTACAACATGGAGAAGGAGGATCAATACTGGTGGCCTGTTGGGGTGGCGTCAATAAACTGTCGTCGACGGGTAAGATTCTGGCTTCGTTTGATTACCAGCACGATCAGCTAACAGATACGTACTGTTCTAATATCTGCGATGATAAAGCGGGAAATCTTTGGTTTAATACCAACGAGGGCATTCACATTGCCAATCTCAACACCAGAAAGATCAAGTACCTGACCACCATTGAAGGGCTAAACAGCAACGACCCGATCGGGTTTCTGAAAAACGGGGCTGATGAGTTACTATTAGGACATATCAACACCATAAACGTACTCAATATCAACGCACTAAGTCGCGCTAAGGTAGTTCCTCACATCGCCATCAGTTCGGTGGAGGTCAAAGGGAAAATGCTTCACCAGGACCTCACGAAAGAGATTATTCTTCAGCCCGATGAAAATTCGATCACGCTGAATTTCTCGACCCTGAATTTTGAGCCTGCCTCCAAAAACGTATACAGCTACCAGTTAGAAGGCTATGAACCCAACTGGGTCGATCTGGGCAACCAGCATACTGTTTCCTTCACCAACCTGCCTGCACGATCCTATACGTTACGGGTACGCAGCAGCGACAGTTTCGGTCTGAAAAGCGATAAGCCACTGGCTATTCAACTTACGGTAAAGCCTTATTTCACCAATACCTGGTTTTTCAGAACCCTCATTGGTCTATTAATTGCTGGTCTGATCGTGCTCATGATGCGCTGGCGCGTGAACACCCTCGCCGAACGAAATAAGCTGGATTTGCAGGTAACCGAATGGCGATTAAAAGCCTTGCAATCGCAGATGAATCCCCACTTTTTGTTCAACTCACTCAACTCCGTACAAAGTTATCTGCTTACCAATCGAGGGGTTGAGGGTGCCAAGTACCTGTCGAAGTTTTCCAAGCTGGTGCGCCGAATCATGGAAAACTCGAATCACCCGTACCTTTCCTTCGAGCAGATTATCGATACCCTGCGGATGTATGTCGAGATCGAATCGTTCCGCTTCAATCATGAGTTCAGTTATTCGTTCGACATCGAAGACAATGAGGCACTGCTCGATGCCCATTTACCCCCCATGCTCCTGCAACCCTACGTCGAAAATGCAATCTGGCATGGGCTAATGCCAAAAGAAGGGCCTAAAACGCTGAAAATTTCGGCCTGCATTCAAGACAACCATATTGTTTGTTCGATTGAGGATAATGGTGTTGGGCGAGCATTTGCCCCACGCACCGAAGGCCACATCTCGCGCGGACAGGAAATGACAAAAGGCATTTTTGAATCGCTCCGACGAAAAGACAAGGAAGCTAAAATAGAGCTAATTGACTTAGTTGATATCGACAATAACCCCGCCGGAACGCGGGTAAAAATGACTATTCCCATCGAAAAAGCGTAG
- a CDS encoding DKNYY domain-containing protein has translation MNVILKLMNAFLGLVGLLVGGLVLLSCGPSSRKGYRIEKGDVVLYTGWPANRAVIGEADAASFTAINDEYGKDKNHAFYLGKIIPNSDPITFTYLAGSYSKDKARGYSRDQVISTDGPHFTIVPNPNETATNVSAEGIAYARDSHQVYKDVMPINGADPATFVVVPMFNGYYLTHDSKRVYFQDRPMEGVDGATFRKVSDFNFNDKHGAWGLVLGQYTTWKPLEHVDLATFTGVGKYYSKDKQHVYFSNYAVKGADPVTFQETEYLQGKDKYRIYSSGYSATNQN, from the coding sequence ATGAATGTTATCCTCAAACTGATGAACGCTTTTTTGGGTCTAGTTGGCTTACTTGTGGGTGGTCTGGTTCTATTAAGTTGTGGCCCAAGTTCACGAAAGGGCTACCGAATCGAAAAAGGCGACGTAGTCCTTTATACTGGCTGGCCCGCTAATCGGGCGGTCATCGGTGAAGCGGATGCAGCTTCATTTACCGCCATCAACGACGAGTACGGCAAGGATAAAAACCATGCGTTTTACCTCGGCAAAATCATCCCAAATTCAGATCCCATCACCTTTACGTACCTGGCCGGGAGTTATTCTAAAGACAAAGCCAGGGGTTATTCCCGCGATCAGGTAATCAGTACTGACGGCCCTCATTTTACCATCGTTCCGAACCCCAATGAAACGGCTACGAATGTATCGGCAGAAGGCATCGCCTACGCCCGCGATAGTCATCAGGTATATAAAGATGTTATGCCCATCAACGGGGCCGACCCGGCTACGTTTGTTGTTGTGCCGATGTTCAATGGCTATTACCTGACGCATGACAGCAAACGGGTTTATTTTCAGGATAGGCCAATGGAAGGCGTAGATGGAGCGACGTTTCGGAAAGTGTCGGACTTTAATTTCAACGATAAACACGGCGCCTGGGGATTAGTGCTGGGCCAGTATACCACCTGGAAGCCACTTGAACACGTTGATCTGGCCACGTTCACGGGTGTGGGAAAATACTATTCCAAAGACAAACAACACGTCTATTTCAGCAACTATGCAGTAAAAGGAGCTGACCCCGTCACGTTTCAGGAAACAGAGTACCTCCAGGGCAAGGATAAATACAGAATCTATTCATCGGGCTACAGCGCTACCAATCAAAACTAA
- a CDS encoding YbjN domain-containing protein produces the protein MEPIKNPAPAKPEDVQNALANEQYNRVQTMIQCYVESIGLTKEQTYGAKNNNWLWKNGSASIEVFIHTINSPSGGRRDYLRVFSPLLEIPSNNLLGFYRHLLELNDLRLGVKLCIAPNAQTVFATYERDIRGMDYQELTTCIRDLENWADELDDQLKAQFPNWSN, from the coding sequence ATGGAACCTATTAAAAACCCCGCTCCTGCCAAACCCGAAGACGTGCAAAATGCCCTGGCGAATGAGCAATACAACCGCGTTCAAACGATGATTCAATGCTACGTTGAATCAATCGGGCTGACCAAGGAGCAGACGTATGGTGCCAAAAACAATAACTGGCTGTGGAAAAATGGATCGGCTAGCATCGAGGTATTCATTCATACCATCAATTCCCCAAGCGGAGGCCGCCGTGATTACCTCCGGGTTTTCTCGCCCCTGCTTGAGATTCCATCAAACAATCTACTGGGTTTCTATCGCCATTTACTCGAACTCAACGATTTGCGCCTGGGTGTGAAGTTGTGCATTGCCCCCAACGCGCAAACCGTGTTTGCCACCTACGAGCGCGACATTCGGGGCATGGATTACCAGGAGCTAACAACCTGCATCCGCGATCTGGAAAACTGGGCCGACGAGTTGGATGATCAGTTGAAAGCCCAATTCCCCAACTGGTCGAATTGA
- a CDS encoding LytTR family DNA-binding domain-containing protein, with amino-acid sequence MNQLRAVLIDDETNAREALTNLLRILCPEVTIVGEAKNADLGIELIKKEKPNLVFLDIQMPGKTGFDLLASFEKVDFGVIFTTAYQEFAIRAFRFSAIDYLLKPIDPDELQSAVEKFKSQVAGVNPQQLQILQEHLDSTQSPRLIERKKNDNQRIALPTAEGIHFVQMTDIIQCESLGSYTKFHLVKGPAIVVSRLLKEYEEILDNYYFFRVHQSNIVNLEHIKRYVKGDGGQVWMSDNTEIEVSRRRKDEFLSLLSDFYVNSGKLK; translated from the coding sequence ATGAACCAACTTCGTGCAGTACTCATTGACGACGAGACAAATGCCCGCGAGGCATTGACCAACCTTCTTCGCATCCTCTGCCCAGAGGTGACCATTGTTGGCGAAGCAAAAAACGCAGATTTGGGTATCGAGTTGATCAAAAAAGAGAAACCAAATTTAGTTTTTCTGGACATTCAGATGCCGGGAAAAACCGGCTTCGATTTGCTGGCGAGCTTCGAAAAAGTAGATTTCGGGGTAATTTTCACGACCGCTTACCAGGAATTCGCCATCCGGGCATTTCGGTTCAGCGCCATCGACTACCTGCTCAAACCAATCGACCCCGACGAGCTACAGTCGGCTGTTGAAAAATTCAAGTCGCAGGTAGCGGGGGTGAACCCACAGCAGCTTCAGATTTTGCAGGAACACCTCGACTCAACCCAAAGTCCGCGGCTGATTGAACGCAAAAAGAATGACAACCAACGCATTGCGTTACCCACCGCCGAGGGCATTCACTTTGTGCAGATGACCGATATTATTCAGTGTGAATCGCTGGGGTCATACACCAAATTCCACCTGGTCAAAGGCCCAGCCATTGTGGTGTCGAGACTGCTGAAGGAGTACGAAGAGATTTTAGATAATTACTATTTTTTCCGGGTCCACCAATCCAACATCGTTAACCTCGAACACATCAAACGGTACGTCAAAGGCGACGGTGGTCAGGTCTGGATGAGCGACAATACCGAAATCGAAGTATCGCGCCGGAGAAAAGACGAGTTTTTATCGCTGCTGTCGGATTTTTACGTGAATTCGGGAAAATTAAAGTAG
- a CDS encoding leucine-rich repeat domain-containing protein: MAIRSLLLSLALTGILGYCFTVGLTDPNSLFKKIPDWAGIALFLGCGLLYLLATWWAFKGFSVHKLSALVSMGFCAVGLGIYALVFVMELGHSRARPGQYDYDFTTLSVSDKAIVAQIAHDAGLSLEDAVFTEHWTMDKAAKSSSVTNTFGICVQKGKVVALNLSNHPVRNLALLAKLPDLGDLYLRNCALSDMSDLRSTKLDRLDVSDNQIIDLNTLHGCPTIQWLTAENNQLTSTDGIDQFKQLVSSDFTGNPIPKP, translated from the coding sequence ATGGCCATTCGCAGTTTACTTCTCTCCCTTGCCTTAACCGGTATTTTAGGGTATTGCTTCACCGTCGGCCTGACAGACCCGAATTCGCTCTTCAAAAAAATACCTGACTGGGCAGGCATAGCGCTTTTCTTAGGTTGTGGTCTGTTGTACCTACTGGCCACCTGGTGGGCGTTCAAAGGGTTCAGTGTGCATAAACTCAGCGCGTTGGTATCAATGGGGTTTTGTGCAGTTGGCTTAGGCATTTATGCCTTAGTCTTCGTCATGGAACTAGGGCACAGCAGAGCGAGGCCGGGGCAGTACGATTATGATTTCACAACGCTAAGTGTCAGCGACAAAGCAATTGTAGCCCAAATCGCACATGATGCTGGACTAAGCCTGGAAGATGCCGTTTTCACCGAACACTGGACCATGGATAAAGCAGCAAAGTCGTCCAGCGTCACCAATACCTTTGGCATTTGTGTACAGAAAGGAAAGGTAGTGGCCCTTAACCTGTCGAATCATCCGGTCAGGAATCTGGCTCTATTGGCAAAACTTCCGGATCTGGGCGACTTGTACCTAAGAAACTGCGCCTTGTCGGACATGAGCGATCTACGATCCACTAAACTAGACCGGCTGGATGTATCTGACAATCAGATTATCGACTTGAACACATTGCACGGTTGCCCTACTATTCAGTGGTTGACAGCGGAGAACAACCAGTTGACATCAACCGACGGAATTGATCAGTTCAAGCAGCTGGTCAGTAGCGATTTTACTGGAAATCCAATACCCAAGCCATGA
- a CDS encoding serine hydrolase, with translation MAILRFVATLLGVFACSSFLYGQTAPTDNVETVIQREMKERQIPGLQLAVVQHGQLVLLKSYGMANLQTSTPVTNQRILSINSCTKAFTGIAIMQLVEEGKLELTAPVSRYLDNLPETWQPITLWQLLTHISGLPDVNQVIDTEKEGHGAAFNEEAIWAKTKARPMDFPTGEQYRYNQTNYVLLGKIIDKLSGKPFVQVFQERQFQVAGMPGTVFGDSRDVIPNKTQSYGFTTKIDGQVLAEPKLTNAFEEFAPFRRTASGLNSTAEDMAHWVIALQQGKLLKTKSALNRLWTPGTYKNGSPTQWAVGWVTKPRPKHRAVITTGGGRSALFVYPDDDLAIVVLTNLAGSFPEEFIDELAGCYNPDIPAADPITALHMELRKQGFTNAIDVANELKKKNSSFNPSEDDLNDWAYRLMARRQLQEALGIFKLNVSLYPKSWNVYDSYGEALLKNGQKDEAIAMYKKSIELNPDNQNGKGMLARIAGN, from the coding sequence ATGGCTATCCTTCGATTCGTAGCAACTCTTCTCGGTGTTTTTGCTTGCAGTAGCTTTTTGTATGGGCAGACTGCCCCAACCGATAACGTAGAAACCGTAATCCAGCGCGAAATGAAGGAACGCCAGATTCCCGGCCTTCAGCTTGCCGTTGTTCAACATGGGCAACTGGTCTTGCTGAAATCATACGGAATGGCCAATCTACAGACCTCGACACCGGTAACGAATCAACGTATTCTCTCGATCAACTCCTGCACCAAAGCCTTTACCGGTATTGCGATTATGCAACTGGTTGAAGAAGGGAAACTAGAACTTACCGCACCCGTGTCCCGCTATCTCGACAATCTACCTGAAACCTGGCAACCGATAACGTTGTGGCAGTTATTAACACATATTTCTGGTCTGCCAGATGTTAACCAAGTTATCGATACCGAAAAAGAAGGTCATGGAGCAGCTTTTAATGAGGAAGCTATTTGGGCGAAAACGAAAGCTAGACCGATGGATTTTCCGACCGGGGAGCAGTATCGGTATAACCAGACGAACTATGTTTTACTAGGAAAAATCATTGATAAATTGAGTGGAAAGCCGTTTGTTCAGGTGTTTCAGGAGCGTCAGTTTCAGGTGGCGGGTATGCCCGGAACGGTCTTTGGCGATTCCCGCGATGTGATTCCCAACAAAACGCAGTCCTATGGATTCACGACAAAAATTGACGGTCAGGTACTGGCCGAGCCCAAACTCACCAACGCCTTTGAAGAATTTGCTCCCTTTCGTCGGACGGCCTCGGGGCTGAACAGCACCGCCGAAGATATGGCCCATTGGGTGATAGCGTTGCAACAGGGCAAACTTCTCAAGACAAAGAGCGCCCTTAATAGGCTCTGGACACCAGGGACTTATAAAAATGGCTCGCCTACTCAGTGGGCGGTTGGTTGGGTAACAAAACCCCGTCCTAAGCATCGTGCGGTCATTACAACAGGTGGTGGGCGCTCGGCCTTATTTGTGTACCCTGATGATGATTTGGCCATTGTTGTGTTGACCAATCTGGCAGGTTCTTTTCCGGAAGAATTCATTGATGAGTTGGCGGGCTGCTATAATCCAGACATCCCCGCGGCTGATCCAATCACGGCGCTGCATATGGAATTACGGAAACAAGGCTTTACAAACGCCATCGATGTTGCGAATGAACTCAAGAAGAAAAATTCCAGCTTCAACCCATCAGAAGATGACCTGAACGACTGGGCTTACCGACTTATGGCCAGACGACAACTGCAAGAGGCTCTCGGAATTTTTAAACTCAACGTTAGCCTGTACCCCAAAAGCTGGAATGTGTATGACAGCTATGGCGAAGCGCTTCTAAAGAATGGCCAGAAAGACGAAGCTATCGCCATGTACAAAAAGTCGATAGAGCTGAATCCCGATAACCAAAACGGGAAGGGTATGCTGGCGAGAATCGCGGGAAATTGA